The DNA region taaagtccATAATACCCTGTTAAAGCAAAACGGAAGTGGTGTGTATGTGAATGTGGTTTatgatatttttaatatagCTTGTCAAACTGTTTGGGATTAGAAAATAACGGCTTAAACGTGTTGCCTTCTTCTCTGatgatttgaacaaaaattTCAACAACTATCAGAAACAACTACCTGAAAACACAGTAAGCTTTTGGGGTTACTGTGTTTTCAATACTGGGTGTTTTAAAACTGTTACAATATTGTAGGACTGCAGGTACTCAAATAaccttttatttaacattttaacctGATGTAGTTCAGTAAAAGTCTTTGAATGTGTTCATTACAATTTATTTGTATGTCAATAAACAAAATCCTGCCAAGCTTACACTAAAAACGCATGTCATGTCAGGCATGTGGAACAAAGTGTGAAACGTaactataaaatatatttttgcaaatgtaCATGTTCACATTTCTTCCATTTGCAACACCtgcatttgaaaacaaaatctaaattaaatccAGTCACTGCTGTACAAGAGATTATGATTTTTGTGGCCATTACAATCAcagaatgttaaataaaaaacaaataaaacattttttgaaaatttacaTTCCAAATGTTTGTTATGCATCACTCATAGCATGTGGTAGAGAAAGATGAAGCAGTAGATGGCTTATTCCGGCCTCCTTCTTGTTATTAATGCTTCTTTTGGTGCTTGCATTACAAAGTGTTCAATACAAATCGACGGACAGGGCCGTTTTAACTGTGAAACCCACCAGGATTcactgaggatttttttttcttttctgttctttcttaAAAGTATTGCATTCTCTTGTAATAAGCAAATACACCCTGGTCTGTTTTGTATACAGACataaatatcaatttaaaatttcaaatatacacatttttaaagagcctcagtgaGAACGTGTTTATGTATtgttaactgtttggtgcaaaaactgactgaaaatcaatttattcactgcatgtctATGTCTGTTTGTTTTAGGGTTTAGATGGAACAGCACATGAAAATGGCCCTTTATTAACCATTCAGCccaccaacaaaaaaaaaacacaatcaaaactgtcagatgacctTATTACCCTgtgaaaataactcagaaatagtccaaatagtttggatgtaatttttctttttctttctttcttacggaaagtttctatTTATATCTTATAAGGGATGGAAACAGATGGAAAGCCCATGTTTGGcctgtttttttgcattttgcccATAGCTTTGTTTGTGGTGCATTTACACAACAGAACCCCCTAGCAGGCATagaggattttgttttcttttgtgctaCCTTGCAAAAGGTTTTGCATTCTATTGCAataatgtactgatcagttcCTGCAGCATAACTGAATACTGAACGTCTTTCTTAGGGTGGCCATCAAACTTTCTGTTATAACGTTTTACCATCTATTGTTAATATTGTTTGTgagatatctgaagttttatatattttttctttaggataggccaaggtgtgtttgcttattgcaaaggaacacaaaagaaaaaaattgtccCATATCTCTTAGGGGACTCCATATTATTAATTAACAAAGTTACcattaaatacaaacaaattatCTTATGGTTTACTTCacacaattttttattattagaattataagattgtaatattttttttattcaaggcTTATTCTCTTCTTTCATTCTGGCTTTTCCTATCTAGACATTacatatacttttttttctgtcaaacttcattaggaaaaacaaaatgtcacttGTCATCAAGTTGACAAGAAAATGTAAAGGAttacaaactgaaatgaacAGAAGGCAGCTTGAATATTCCAGCAGTTTCAAATTGTTCACACAACACACCAAATTTAAGCTGTATATTAACACgtttaaaattcaattcaaaaacaccATATCGAAAAATGAAAGTTCACCatacaaaacatttcatattttagaataacaaaaatatttctaagtcttagttttatttttcaccaatGACCAACCTAATGCTCTGTTCATGCCAGGAATATTTTCATATCTGGGACAGTTTATACAAAAAGTGCTGCCTCATTTTGGACTAATTGTAGTTCGTTTAGATGTTTCTCTGGACCAAATGTTGCAATACTGCAAGTGAGATAAGACAGCGTTAGTGATGAGATAAAAGGCAAGTCACTggtgaaaatggaaaacagtaaaggtccTAAGCAACAGCCCTGTGGAATTGCACACAAttcttttagaaatgaaaaCCTGCTATTTTAAAGTATCGCTTTAGTTGAGAAGCATAACTAGCAAGAAGGAATTAAATGTACAAgtatacaaataaacattttagtcaCTAGTTTTATCTAACAGAAAATCACAATCAAATAGGTTAAAAGCAGAACTAAGGTCTAACAGAACAGCTCCATCTATGTTACTAATCTTCATTAACCACGGTACTCAAGAACTTCTAACAATGTACTTTATTGGGACATACGTACTATTGGAAATAGATTATCAAAACTCTCAATTCTGTCTTGTTTGTGGaactttttcaacattaaaaaggcttttcatttttatgaagtGAACTTTTAAGCTGTTGCTGAATGCTTCTCCAAAAGGGCTTCTTCCCTGTGTGAACTCTCATGTTTATTCAATGAACGTTTTGATCTGAAGGATTTTCCACAGGTGTTGCAGGAAAATGGCATTTCACCTGTGTGAAGCAACATGTGATGAGACAAAGAAGCTTTTTGATTAAAACTTTTGCCACAAATCgtacaagagaaaggcttctcgcCTGTGTGAATTCTCTCATGCTGATCAAGAATAACTTTACGGGTAAAGCTTTTTCCACACGACTGACATATGAAAGGTCTCTCACCTGTGTGATTTCTCATGTGACGTGCTAAACTATTTTTGTCCATATAATATTTTCCACATGTGGTACATTGGACACGTGTCTCACCTGTGTGAGAGTTCATGTGAACTCTTAAATCGTTTTTTCtcataaaactttttccacaagtctgaCATGGATAAAGTCTCTCACGTGTGTGAACTATTAAGTGAGTTTTTAAGCAACAACTATAGCTGAAtgcttttccacaggtcacacacaaaaagggcttctcacctgtgtgacttCTTatgtgactcattaactgatgTTTGTGACTACATCTTTTGCCACAGGTCACGCACGAAATGGATTTCGCATGTGTGTGGACTTTCATATGTCTAGTCaataattttttgcttttaaaagtttCCTCACAGATATTACAGGGAAAAGACCTTTCATCTGTGTGAAGCTTCATGTGAGTGGTCAAATGCATTGTTGGAGTAAAACCTTTGCCACAagagtgaactctggtgtgttTAGCCAAATGCTCTTTTCTAGGGAAGCTTTTTCCACAGGACTGACATTTGAAAGGTATTTCACCTGTGTGGGTTCTCATGTGAACCTGTAATAGGAATCTCTGATTATGTCTTTTTCCACATGTCACACATACAAAACGCTTCTCAGCTGTGTGATTTCTGACGTGCCTGTTAATATTAGAGTTTGTAGTGAAGCTTTCATCACAAGTCAGACATTTGAAAGGCCTCTCATCTGTGCGACTTCTCCTGTGTTGAGCCGAGTTTTCTGCTTGAATTTTCCTGTACCTTTTGGGTTCTGAATGATCAGCACAGTTTTTACACTCTATGGTTTTCTGACATCTCTCATTTTGTTCCAGCCCATTGTCTTGCTCTAATTCTGAGTCTTTATGGTGGTTTCCTTCTTGCTCCTGATTCTCAGTTTCATTAAAGTCCTGAGAGATGATTTGATCTTTCATTGGTTCTGGTTTAATGTGGTTATTTTCTTCATGAGTTTGAGTCACCATAAATGTATCTTCATACTCCTGCTTCAGTTCAAGCTGATCTTCATGTTCACCTATGCAGATCTCCAATACTTCCTCTTTAATCAAGGGATGTTCTGGCTCCTCTTCTttcatctgcagaggttctggttcctcctggtACAAACTGGGATCCGTCTCTTGTTTATAGAGCTGCTGGTCAGAGGGATCCTCCTCTTTCCAGACATGACCCAGTTGGTGGTCTggaaagacaaacacacacaggagaAAGACTTTCTATTGTATATTTAACAAAGAACACTTCACTTTAATCATTCACTGTACATAGTCCTAATATTAGCTAAAACTGGATTTAAACCTTTCTTTCATCAAAAGCATATTTCAATCCAATAGGCTTTGAAGGAAAATCCTGTTATCAAATGCAGTtattaatttctacatacaAAAGCAAATtactacaaaaatatttttctataaccatttaaaatgtaaataaattacgATAACTTGGGAAAAGTTCAGGTTAAGTTCAagtgagagacagagaggagtTTCTATAGCAGCCTAGAGCTGAAGCTGGGAGACATgcatatctttaaaata from Xiphophorus hellerii strain 12219 chromosome 13, Xiphophorus_hellerii-4.1, whole genome shotgun sequence includes:
- the LOC116730889 gene encoding gastrula zinc finger protein XlCGF26.1-like → MSMFAVEMSSVQLPGESVNEQVTPAEETFTEFNEIIVKEEETDDQRKLSPDFTPTPQIILHRTDHQLGHVWKEEDPSDQQLYKQETDPSLYQEEPEPLQMKEEEPEHPLIKEEVLEICIGEHEDQLELKQEYEDTFMVTQTHEENNHIKPEPMKDQIISQDFNETENQEQEGNHHKDSELEQDNGLEQNERCQKTIECKNCADHSEPKRYRKIQAENSAQHRRSRTDERPFKCLTCDESFTTNSNINRHVRNHTAEKRFVCVTCGKRHNQRFLLQVHMRTHTGEIPFKCQSCGKSFPRKEHLAKHTRVHSCGKGFTPTMHLTTHMKLHTDERSFPCNICEETFKSKKLLTRHMKVHTHAKSISCVTCGKRCSHKHQLMSHIRSHTGEKPFLCVTCGKAFSYSCCLKTHLIVHTRERLYPCQTCGKSFMRKNDLRVHMNSHTGETRVQCTTCGKYYMDKNSLARHMRNHTGERPFICQSCGKSFTRKVILDQHERIHTGEKPFSCTICGKSFNQKASLSHHMLLHTGEMPFSCNTCGKSFRSKRSLNKHESSHREEALLEKHSATA